Proteins encoded together in one Telopea speciosissima isolate NSW1024214 ecotype Mountain lineage chromosome 6, Tspe_v1, whole genome shotgun sequence window:
- the LOC122664017 gene encoding RNA-binding KH domain-containing protein RCF3-like isoform X2, which yields MDKNRPGSFKKRFQFKKKMTNKKSTRPNFSHEQNAGSPNVSDTVYRILCPSSKIGSVIGKGGSIINALRDETRAKIRVAESVPGADERVIIIFSSATRKPRRYNANEDDEDDVITENEHESMQPHCPAQDALLKVHERIAEEDDLFGGITCEDDNENNVVTARLLVPNNQVGCLLGKGGNIIQKLRTETNANIRILPSELLPACAMSTDELVQISGTSDVAKRALYEVSTLLHQNPRKDNPSVNYSMPAGSPGFYPSGPPVPNMLPQRNPMWSHRNSGAHGTPPIPWMGGYGSGFNDVPPVNAGEASDEFSMKILCTAGKIGGVIGKGGANVKQLQQETGANIQVDDTVPEAEERAIVVSSFEALWNPRSATIDAILHLQNKTSETSEKGIITTRLLVPSRLVGCLLGQGGHVITEMRRRTQADIRVISKDGKPKCASADEELVQICGNFAVAKEALSEIASRLRVRTLRGSNAALEPPSLPPPFQGFGPPGPIPPVAHGNFPGRALPPPGMTGVGGSGGYEHLQCYEGD from the exons ATGGATAAGAACAGACCAGGTTCTTTCAAGAAACGGTTCCAATTCAAGAAAAAAATGACCAACAAAAAAAGCACAAGGCCGAATTTTAGTCATGAACAGAATGCTGGGTCTCCTAATGTTTCTGACACAGTTTATCGTATTCTCTGTCCGAGTAGCAAGATTGGTAGTGTTATTGGAAAAGGCGGTAGCATAATCAATGCCTTAAGAGATGAGACCCGTGCCAAAATCAGAGTTGCTGAATCTGTTCCTGGCGCAGATGAGAGAGTAATCATTATCTTTAGCTCTGCTACAAGAAAACCTAGGAGATACAATGccaatgaagatgatgaggatgatgttATCACTGAGAATGAACATGAGTCCATGCAGCCACATTGTCCTGCCCAGGATGCTCTGTTAAAAGTTCATGAACGAATTGCTGAGGAAGATGATCTATTTGGTGGCATAACATGTGAAGATGATAATGAAAACAATGTGGTCACTGCACGCCTTCTTGTTCCAAACAATCAAGTGGGGTGTCTTCTAGGCAAAGGTGGAAACATCATCCAGAAATTGCGGACTGAAACTAATGCAAACATTCGTATCCTGCCTTCAGAGCTTCTGCCTGCATGTGCCATGAGCACTGATGAGTTAGTGCAG ATATCTGGAACATCAGATGTGGCAAAGAGGGCTCTCTATGAAGTTTCTACTCTATTGCACCAGAATCCACGTAAAGACAATCCATCAGTGAATTATTCTATGCCTGCTGGGAGCCCGGGTTTTTATCCTTCTGGCCCTCCTGTGCCAAATATGTTGCCACAACGAAATCCAATGTGGTCTCACCGGAACTCTGGTGCCCATGGTACACCGCCAATACCATGGATGGGGGGATATGGAAGTGGTTTCAACGATGTTCCACCTGTAAATGCTGGGGAGGCATCAGATGAGTTCTCTATGAAAATATTGTGTACTGCTGGGAAGATTGGTGGGGTAATTGGTAAGGGAGGTGCTAATGTTAAACAGTTACAACAGGAGACAGGAGCTAACATTCAAGTTGATGACACAGTACCTGAGGCGGAGGAACGTGCAATTGTTGTCTCTTCTTTTGAA GCTCTCTGGAACCCAAGATCAGCAACCATCGATGCCATTCTTCaccttcaaaataaaacaagtgAAACGTCTGAGAAGGGCATCATCACAACAAGGCTTCTTGTTCCGTCAAGGTTGGTTGGCTGCTTGTTAGGACAGGGAGGTCATGTAATTACTGAAATGAGAAGACGAACGCAAGCAGACATACGTGTTatatccaaggatgggaagcctaAGTGTGCTTCTGCAGATGAAGAGCTTGTGCAG ATATGCGGAAATTTTGCTGTTGCTAAAGAAGCCCTGTCAGAGATTGCATCAAGACTTAGAGTGAGAACTCTCCGAGGCTCAAATGCTGCACTGGAACCTCCTTCTCTACCTCCACCTTTTCAAGGATTTGGTCCTCCTGGTCCTATTCCTCCAGTTGCTCATGGAAACTTCCCTGGAAGAGCATTACCACCACCTGGCATGACTGGAGTTGGTGGCTCTGGTGGATATGAACACCTTCAG TGCTATGAAGGCGACTGA